A single window of Paenibacillus sp. FSL H8-0537 DNA harbors:
- a CDS encoding AraC family transcriptional regulator has translation MDVHDHIAIWNYTYCRLLDVRRVSLKPDEPTRPYKAPASLFIMCIRGSAQVQVDGEWHPLSRFKILHTGKGTSLDFQAGEDGFEYYSVYYKATIPEPAPQHVIELAEQLRPFHTLYEFAPAHPVVLFRCLTDMHKEWNKAEALGQLRAKNLLSQFVHELLNQLKLQGTRAEKRDLAAQIIAIIHKQYAEPITLESLSESLNYSVPHLSSYFKSRTGVSPIDYLIKVRIDRAAALLLETDATLSEIAAGVGYRDPYYLGRLFKKYKGVSPSLFRAEHSTKQSLEDCPATIMRFSIAPPKTLRYTDVADNDYQRSEEGESDMFSESKPSMAAALLLSFMFLLSACGTQASSNNAATGAASSTEPSNSPQATATTAPEQEGTKTVSTIMGDVEVPLHPKRVVAGEYLGSLLALGVIPVGTSTHHLSNPYLSEALKDVEDLGDGNGSLEKIVSMEPDLIIMDDMYTEMNDQLSKIAPTIIIPYASLKSVHEEVSYFGELLGKEQEATSWLADYDKRIAIAKEKVLEVIPADSTFSVLEWIGKDVSAVGANYGKGGQPIYNVFGFKPPAAVAAEIRDPGWATLSNEVLPQYAGDYIVLTTDKLSIDDLKADPIWSTLDAVKNDRVFIWGKERSWYWDPIAILTQTEELADWLVSTK, from the coding sequence ATGGACGTACATGATCATATCGCGATATGGAATTACACCTATTGCAGGCTGCTGGATGTTCGCCGTGTTAGTTTGAAACCGGATGAACCCACTCGTCCATATAAAGCACCTGCCAGCCTGTTTATTATGTGTATACGTGGAAGCGCACAGGTTCAGGTTGACGGGGAATGGCATCCTTTAAGCCGTTTTAAGATTTTGCATACGGGTAAAGGAACCTCGCTTGATTTTCAGGCTGGCGAGGACGGCTTTGAATATTATAGCGTCTATTATAAAGCGACAATTCCGGAGCCTGCGCCGCAGCACGTTATTGAGCTTGCTGAACAGCTGCGCCCTTTTCACACGCTATATGAGTTTGCGCCTGCCCACCCCGTCGTTTTATTCCGCTGCTTGACGGACATGCACAAGGAATGGAACAAGGCGGAGGCACTTGGACAGCTGCGCGCCAAAAACCTGCTTTCCCAGTTCGTCCACGAACTATTAAATCAACTGAAGCTGCAGGGTACTCGTGCAGAAAAACGTGATTTGGCGGCGCAAATCATTGCGATCATTCATAAGCAGTATGCCGAGCCCATCACGCTTGAGTCTTTATCGGAAAGCTTGAATTACAGCGTCCCTCACTTATCCTCCTATTTTAAAAGCCGAACGGGCGTTAGCCCCATTGATTATTTGATCAAGGTCCGTATCGACAGGGCTGCGGCTCTGCTGCTTGAAACGGATGCCACGTTAAGCGAAATAGCGGCAGGTGTTGGCTACCGTGACCCTTATTATTTAGGCAGACTGTTCAAAAAATATAAAGGCGTCTCTCCCTCTCTATTCAGAGCGGAGCATTCCACTAAACAAAGCTTAGAAGATTGTCCTGCTACAATCATGAGATTCTCCATTGCCCCTCCAAAAACGCTCCGCTATACTGATGTAGCTGATAACGATTATCAACGTAGCGAAGAGGGAGAGTCTGACATGTTTAGTGAATCAAAACCGTCCATGGCGGCGGCATTATTACTCAGCTTTATGTTTCTTCTCAGCGCCTGCGGAACGCAAGCGTCTAGCAATAATGCTGCCACTGGTGCAGCAAGCTCTACCGAACCAAGCAATTCACCGCAAGCAACGGCAACTACCGCGCCTGAGCAAGAGGGAACTAAAACCGTATCAACTATTATGGGCGATGTTGAGGTTCCGCTGCATCCGAAGCGCGTAGTGGCCGGAGAATATTTAGGCAGCCTGCTGGCACTCGGTGTGATTCCGGTTGGAACCTCCACCCACCATCTTTCCAATCCTTATTTAAGCGAAGCTTTAAAGGATGTAGAGGATTTAGGAGACGGAAACGGCAGTCTAGAGAAAATTGTTTCCATGGAGCCTGACCTGATCATTATGGATGACATGTATACTGAAATGAATGATCAGCTCAGCAAAATCGCACCCACTATTATTATTCCTTATGCTTCGCTTAAATCGGTACATGAGGAAGTTTCCTATTTTGGCGAGCTGCTGGGCAAGGAGCAGGAAGCAACTTCATGGCTTGCCGACTACGATAAGCGCATAGCAATAGCAAAAGAAAAAGTACTTGAGGTCATTCCCGCAGACAGCACGTTTTCCGTCTTGGAATGGATTGGCAAAGACGTTTCGGCGGTTGGCGCCAACTATGGCAAAGGTGGGCAGCCCATTTACAATGTTTTTGGCTTTAAGCCTCCTGCTGCAGTAGCTGCTGAGATACGCGATCCAGGCTGGGCGACCCTTTCGAATGAGGTATTGCCTCAATATGCGGGGGATTATATTGTGCTCACGACCGATAAGCTGTCCATTGACGATCTCAAAGCAGACCCTATCTGGTCCACGCTCGACGCTGTCAAAAATGACCGGGTATTTATCTGGGGCAAAGAACGTTCCTGGTACTGGGACCCGATCGCCATCCTCACCCAAACGGAAGAGTTAGCTGATTGGCTTGTGAGTACGAAATGA
- a CDS encoding AraC family transcriptional regulator — MVEGQPHIKYAYKVKHMEQGREMTLALIAGNVRIKHIHYERLEGDEHIRLSNRDGGSLLLVASGEGVLDSGSGEAKRAIRRGSFCISMQGVDFVVTAADEEAIGFYELIFEYDTLPGNSSAYCYNAELSKRAVRQLIDQVKELYVNRLNQGKLERFRLHIDFQELLYRLLKDVEEKEGMSQRDSLLLTARYMERNFHEPLSRDKMAEMAGMSAPYYSRAFKKALGKTPQEYWTGVRLNHAKKALIQGSDKMSEIAEYTGFGEPYYFSRVFKNVLGISPTVYQKQPRQRVVCLYPPFIDCMLALGVIPSAVMIDSAHPLSGRLERSIHIGSAEAAFGEREASLLEEQQPELILCSDYIHPDQEQQLSRIAPTVPVTWRRDRRTDLLEIARLLGRRETAVLLLESFDKQLEHAREQLSRRIGRASVAMLRFHAQQMRLYGGPKQGFVGPILYRDLNLQPPRLVQQLTWDKWWATLAPSQLPLLDAEHLLIVIDPGMEQEAERIMAGELWAKLASVRNGQVYMADYFTWMSSGMELDKLKIAEALQLFAIHPQDTKIL; from the coding sequence ATGGTTGAAGGGCAACCTCATATCAAATACGCATACAAGGTGAAGCATATGGAACAGGGCAGGGAAATGACGCTAGCACTCATTGCGGGGAATGTACGAATCAAACATATTCATTATGAACGCTTGGAAGGTGACGAGCATATTCGGTTGAGTAATAGAGATGGCGGGAGCCTGTTGCTCGTTGCAAGCGGTGAAGGCGTATTAGATTCCGGCAGCGGAGAAGCCAAACGAGCGATAAGACGGGGCAGCTTTTGCATCAGCATGCAGGGAGTGGATTTTGTTGTTACTGCTGCGGATGAAGAGGCGATTGGTTTTTATGAGCTAATTTTTGAGTATGATACGCTGCCTGGCAATTCAAGTGCTTACTGCTATAATGCTGAGCTGTCCAAGCGTGCGGTCAGGCAGCTTATTGACCAGGTAAAGGAGCTGTATGTGAATCGCCTTAATCAAGGCAAGTTGGAGCGATTCCGTCTGCACATTGATTTTCAGGAGCTGCTGTATCGACTATTGAAGGATGTGGAGGAGAAGGAGGGCATGAGCCAGCGTGATTCACTGCTGCTGACTGCAAGGTACATGGAGCGAAACTTTCATGAACCGTTATCGCGGGATAAAATGGCGGAAATGGCTGGCATGAGCGCCCCGTATTATTCTCGTGCCTTCAAGAAGGCGCTGGGCAAAACGCCTCAGGAATATTGGACAGGAGTCCGGCTCAATCATGCGAAAAAAGCGCTCATTCAAGGCAGCGACAAAATGAGCGAGATTGCCGAATATACCGGCTTTGGAGAGCCTTATTATTTTAGCCGTGTATTCAAAAATGTGCTCGGCATTTCGCCGACAGTCTATCAGAAGCAGCCACGCCAGCGGGTCGTCTGTCTTTATCCACCGTTTATCGACTGCATGCTGGCGCTGGGCGTGATACCATCCGCAGTCATGATCGATTCGGCCCATCCGCTGAGCGGACGCCTGGAGAGGTCGATACACATAGGAAGCGCGGAGGCGGCGTTCGGAGAACGTGAGGCTAGCCTGCTGGAGGAGCAGCAGCCGGAATTGATTTTGTGCAGCGACTATATTCATCCTGATCAGGAGCAGCAGCTGAGTCGTATTGCACCAACGGTACCTGTTACTTGGAGAAGAGACCGGCGAACCGATTTGCTGGAAATAGCAAGGCTACTGGGAAGGCGCGAGACAGCCGTGTTGCTGCTTGAAAGCTTCGATAAACAGCTGGAGCATGCCCGTGAGCAATTAAGCCGAAGGATAGGGCGCGCAAGTGTCGCGATGCTGCGATTTCATGCACAGCAAATGCGCCTATATGGCGGCCCTAAGCAGGGCTTCGTCGGTCCTATACTCTATCGTGATTTGAATTTGCAGCCGCCAAGGCTTGTTCAGCAACTGACATGGGATAAATGGTGGGCTACACTTGCGCCTTCTCAGCTGCCTTTGCTGGATGCCGAGCATTTGCTAATCGTTATAGATCCTGGCATGGAGCAAGAAGCGGAGCGTATTATGGCAGGAGAGCTGTGGGCCAAGCTTGCTTCTGTCCGAAATGGACAAGTCTATATGGCCGACTATTTTACGTGGATGAGCAGCGGCATGGAGTTGGATAAGCTAAAAATAGCAGAAGCGCTGCAATTGTTTGCTATTCACCCTCAGGACACAAAAATCCTATGA
- a CDS encoding Gfo/Idh/MocA family oxidoreductase, which produces MLKVAVIGAGAISSAHLEAYKTFGERCKVVAICDSYIDKAQVRLEQFQLEGVKIVADYKELLGEDIDLVSICTPPYTHAPIAVDFLNDGKHVLVEKPMASSLQECDLMNEAARRSGKILSVVAQNRFKTPMMKLKSVVDSGLMGPIVHAQVDSFWWRGHCYYDLWWRGTWEKEGGGCTLNHAVHHIDALLWMMGEPSELQAFMTNTSHDNAEVEDLSMAMLRFPQGALGMVTSSVVHHGEEQQLIFQGKQARVSVPWEMKASISQPNGFPIANEELEQQLQKLYDGLPEVAYTGHFGQIDNVLTAIETGAPVLIDGISGRSTLEFITGIYKSASTGEKVTFPLAESDPFYTREGLMANTPRFYEKSASVENFQEAAITTGSSLENKA; this is translated from the coding sequence ATGCTGAAAGTAGCGGTAATTGGAGCAGGAGCCATTAGCTCCGCACATTTGGAAGCGTATAAAACATTCGGAGAGCGCTGCAAGGTTGTAGCGATTTGCGATTCTTACATCGATAAGGCACAGGTGAGACTGGAGCAGTTTCAATTAGAAGGCGTTAAAATTGTAGCTGATTATAAGGAACTGCTGGGAGAGGATATCGATTTGGTATCCATATGTACGCCGCCGTATACCCATGCGCCTATTGCGGTCGATTTTCTGAACGATGGCAAGCATGTACTCGTGGAGAAGCCGATGGCCTCTTCTTTGCAGGAATGCGATCTAATGAACGAAGCGGCTCGCCGCAGCGGGAAAATCCTTTCCGTTGTGGCGCAAAATCGCTTTAAAACGCCGATGATGAAGTTGAAATCGGTGGTGGATAGCGGTCTGATGGGGCCTATCGTCCATGCCCAGGTCGATTCCTTCTGGTGGCGGGGGCATTGCTATTACGATTTATGGTGGCGCGGCACATGGGAGAAGGAGGGCGGCGGCTGTACGTTGAACCATGCGGTGCACCACATTGATGCGCTGCTGTGGATGATGGGCGAGCCCAGCGAGCTGCAAGCATTTATGACGAATACATCGCATGATAATGCGGAGGTTGAGGACCTGTCGATGGCGATGCTGCGCTTCCCGCAAGGGGCGCTCGGCATGGTGACCAGCTCGGTCGTGCATCATGGCGAGGAGCAGCAGCTGATTTTTCAAGGCAAGCAGGCCCGTGTATCCGTTCCATGGGAAATGAAGGCTTCCATCTCGCAGCCGAATGGCTTCCCGATAGCCAATGAAGAGCTGGAGCAGCAGCTGCAGAAGCTGTATGACGGCCTTCCAGAGGTGGCGTATACGGGCCATTTCGGACAAATTGATAACGTTCTGACCGCGATTGAGACGGGCGCGCCTGTTCTCATTGACGGTATCAGCGGCCGCAGCACGCTTGAATTTATTACGGGCATTTACAAGTCGGCAAGCACAGGAGAAAAGGTCACGTTTCCACTAGCAGAAAGCGACCCTTTCTATACGCGCGAAGGCCTGATGGCGAATACGCCCCGTTTTTATGAGAAGAGCGCCTCGGTTGAAAATTTTCAGGAAGCCGCCATTACGACAGGCAGCAGCCTGGAAAATAAAGCGTAG
- a CDS encoding ABC transporter substrate-binding protein — protein sequence MFKAGLLPSMMLVLIILITGCGASEIGSGSAEAVTESAPISTETSTAAERVVTDELGHEITIPAEPSKIIGIYLEDELTALGVTPIRKSRIGTWSGQDYLGLTVEDIDIEGDVEAFVKAEPDLILTNVYEEKQYGHLSKVAPMYAFTDARADWRSTIRTLGDLLGKKDKAEEVIASYDKKAEEAAAVLKASIGEEKVAILRVHAKSLRLYGGPGYAGPVVYNELKLKPSKLVQELVLDKEEKVVNLSMEMIPQLDADHIFLTVDTGAEEQAKELLESSLWKNLPAVKNASVHEVNFETWMKSGPIADSSKIDDVLAVLAP from the coding sequence ATGTTTAAGGCAGGCTTATTGCCCAGCATGATGCTGGTGCTGATTATTTTGATTACGGGATGTGGGGCATCAGAAATTGGCTCCGGCTCCGCAGAGGCGGTAACGGAAAGTGCACCAATATCAACGGAAACGAGCACGGCAGCAGAACGCGTTGTTACAGATGAGCTTGGGCATGAAATTACGATTCCGGCTGAGCCGAGCAAAATTATCGGCATTTATTTAGAGGATGAATTAACGGCACTGGGCGTTACGCCGATCCGCAAATCAAGAATTGGCACATGGAGCGGACAAGACTATTTGGGACTTACGGTAGAGGACATTGATATTGAAGGCGATGTCGAGGCTTTTGTGAAGGCGGAGCCGGATTTGATTTTGACGAATGTGTACGAGGAAAAGCAATATGGACATTTATCCAAGGTTGCTCCGATGTACGCTTTTACGGATGCACGCGCGGACTGGCGTTCCACGATTCGGACTCTAGGGGACTTGCTTGGCAAGAAGGATAAGGCGGAAGAGGTTATTGCCTCGTATGATAAAAAAGCGGAGGAAGCCGCAGCTGTCCTTAAAGCTTCCATTGGTGAGGAGAAGGTCGCGATACTGCGTGTGCATGCCAAGTCGCTTAGACTTTACGGAGGACCGGGTTATGCAGGACCTGTCGTATACAACGAGTTGAAGCTGAAGCCAAGCAAGCTGGTGCAGGAGCTCGTGCTCGACAAGGAGGAGAAGGTGGTCAACTTGTCAATGGAGATGATTCCGCAATTGGATGCTGATCATATTTTTCTGACGGTAGATACGGGTGCGGAGGAACAAGCGAAGGAACTGCTCGAAAGCTCGCTGTGGAAAAACCTGCCTGCTGTTAAGAATGCCAGCGTCCATGAAGTGAATTTCGAGACGTGGATGAAGAGCGGCCCAATTGCTGACAGCAGCAAAATCGATGATGTGCTCGCGGTATTGGCACCATAA
- a CDS encoding AraC family transcriptional regulator produces MHRQSHLLTLPNMPYFCFPESIGNYSEQPEHSVYREAGALNNFNIHFVAAGRGFVELDGVVHELRAGEAVLYFPLQKQCYYSSKDEPWDIRWVHFYGGSGLRDYLIEQGLHKSPLWRLRQPSIWEKAHEEMLSEAETYRMLHPAHLSMLTYALLTIFVEQAVALNRGKAETSADRIMELLPLMQQEAVKPFILDEWAERIKVSPYYFCKLFRAATRMTPMDFITRCRLQAAKQWLLERKNDNIGQIAEEAGYPSVSYFNKRFIQHEGMTPTAYRRLYGIHGKE; encoded by the coding sequence TTGCATCGTCAAAGCCATTTGCTTACCCTTCCAAATATGCCTTACTTTTGTTTTCCGGAATCGATTGGGAATTACAGTGAGCAGCCCGAGCATAGCGTGTATAGGGAAGCGGGCGCCTTGAACAATTTTAATATCCATTTTGTTGCCGCAGGCAGAGGATTTGTCGAATTGGACGGTGTTGTCCATGAGCTGCGCGCGGGGGAGGCGGTGCTTTATTTTCCGCTGCAAAAGCAGTGTTATTACAGCAGCAAGGATGAACCGTGGGACATCCGCTGGGTTCATTTTTATGGCGGCAGCGGGCTCCGTGATTATTTGATTGAGCAGGGCTTGCATAAAAGCCCCTTATGGAGGCTTCGTCAGCCTTCGATTTGGGAGAAGGCTCATGAGGAGATGCTGAGTGAAGCGGAGACTTATCGCATGCTGCATCCGGCTCATCTCTCTATGCTTACTTATGCTTTGCTTACGATATTCGTCGAGCAGGCAGTGGCGCTGAATCGAGGCAAGGCGGAAACGTCCGCCGACCGTATTATGGAGCTGCTTCCGCTGATGCAGCAGGAGGCGGTGAAGCCGTTTATTTTGGATGAATGGGCGGAGAGGATCAAAGTATCCCCTTATTATTTCTGCAAGCTGTTTCGGGCGGCGACGAGGATGACGCCGATGGATTTTATTACGCGCTGTCGTCTGCAGGCGGCTAAGCAATGGCTGTTGGAGCGCAAAAACGACAACATTGGGCAAATTGCCGAAGAGGCGGGCTATCCAAGCGTCAGCTATTTCAATAAGCGGTTTATACAGCATGAGGGGATGACGCCGACTGCTTACCGCAGACTTTATGGGATACATGGCAAGGAATAA
- a CDS encoding AraC family transcriptional regulator, whose protein sequence is MEEQFSFNYRISSDSSFWEVFHAHSQMEFSYVHAGHGDLIVEGKRYRVEPNTLMVFHPFQLHRVQMDISAEQPFIRTVLMFEPSPLKKYWSAFPLLKAFFEELLLQSSGEPWYGIAETSPLALLLKQFKETREQLAADEQAEEEDDHFLLLELLRQLKAIRQKPGSQSALRTRRPSHRAEEMMEWIEQHYQEPFRLEQMAEALHLSRYHVVHLFKQATGSTIMDYTKATRVRHACLYLIQTTLTVPEIATRVGMGNPSYFCKVFRQQMGHTPHQYRLHIQRRK, encoded by the coding sequence ATGGAGGAGCAGTTTTCGTTCAATTATCGCATCTCATCCGATAGCAGCTTCTGGGAGGTGTTTCATGCCCATTCCCAAATGGAGTTTTCCTATGTCCATGCCGGACATGGGGATCTCATCGTCGAAGGCAAGCGCTACCGGGTTGAGCCCAATACTTTAATGGTTTTCCATCCCTTTCAGCTTCACCGGGTACAGATGGATATATCGGCGGAGCAGCCGTTCATCCGCACCGTGCTCATGTTTGAGCCGTCGCCGCTCAAAAAATACTGGAGCGCCTTCCCACTTCTGAAAGCCTTTTTCGAGGAACTGCTGCTCCAATCGAGCGGCGAGCCCTGGTACGGTATTGCTGAGACATCGCCGCTTGCGCTGCTGTTGAAGCAATTTAAGGAAACCCGGGAGCAGCTCGCCGCTGATGAACAAGCGGAAGAGGAGGACGACCATTTTCTGCTGCTGGAGCTGCTGCGGCAATTAAAAGCCATTCGCCAAAAGCCCGGCAGCCAGTCCGCCTTGCGAACAAGAAGGCCGAGCCACCGCGCAGAGGAAATGATGGAGTGGATCGAGCAGCACTATCAGGAGCCGTTTCGACTGGAGCAAATGGCCGAAGCGCTCCATCTGTCCCGCTATCATGTCGTCCATTTGTTCAAGCAGGCCACGGGCTCGACCATTATGGACTACACCAAAGCGACGCGCGTCCGTCATGCCTGCCTCTATTTAATCCAAACGACGCTGACTGTACCTGAAATCGCCACCCGTGTCGGCATGGGCAATCCCTCTTATTTCTGCAAGGTGTTTCGTCAGCAGATGGGACATACGCCGCATCAATATCGGCTGCATATTCAGCGAAGAAAATAA
- a CDS encoding stalk domain-containing protein, protein MDRKQAAKGSLLLLLALVLIMMSISSVSAAAVPVEKPIKFYVQGKEIKPVNAPIIRGGRVYIEFRSAVKALGFTFNYDKSRKIITARSEDAFFKIDLNSGTTYVNGRMFRYDWETPAIIESGANTLVLGHLFHATDYLYADYYPDKNIAEVYESAWGKPKKADLRMIRAILDDYYLAVSPAAEITSFELASWGTYVTVSTDVVVPKGNSELLDRIEHATIEMSREEGQSWAIFNISSDIEYLDYESLSQKEVAVPDADKSAIYDTVSANMKALNDENSTDMVILLHPDFWLREDSPTKEEMEVYFDYSFKSDDFEYNLEQATIVSYEPNKAKVYYVYTIKNNEESTENYYRGYALRDLSKSTDGKWYYNLNGYILLHSALVE, encoded by the coding sequence ATGGACAGAAAGCAAGCAGCTAAAGGCAGCTTATTACTGCTACTAGCTTTAGTATTAATTATGATGTCTATATCATCAGTATCGGCAGCAGCTGTCCCAGTCGAGAAGCCGATAAAATTTTATGTACAGGGTAAAGAAATTAAGCCCGTTAACGCCCCCATTATTCGTGGAGGACGGGTGTATATTGAGTTTCGCAGCGCCGTGAAGGCTTTAGGCTTTACTTTTAACTATGATAAGTCGAGGAAGATCATTACGGCCAGATCAGAGGATGCCTTTTTCAAAATTGATTTAAATAGTGGGACGACTTACGTTAACGGAAGAATGTTCAGGTATGATTGGGAGACGCCTGCTATTATTGAATCTGGGGCAAATACATTAGTACTGGGGCATTTATTTCATGCTACTGATTATTTGTATGCAGATTATTATCCAGACAAGAATATCGCAGAGGTATATGAGAGTGCGTGGGGAAAACCAAAGAAAGCCGATCTAAGAATGATACGAGCTATATTAGATGATTATTATCTAGCCGTTAGTCCTGCTGCTGAGATAACAAGCTTCGAATTGGCATCTTGGGGTACATATGTCACGGTGTCTACGGATGTTGTTGTACCGAAGGGCAACAGTGAACTACTTGACAGAATCGAGCATGCGACCATTGAAATGAGCCGCGAAGAGGGCCAGAGCTGGGCGATATTTAATATTTCATCGGATATCGAATATCTTGATTATGAATCTCTCTCTCAAAAAGAGGTAGCTGTGCCAGATGCCGATAAGTCAGCTATTTATGACACAGTATCGGCAAATATGAAAGCTTTAAATGATGAAAATTCCACAGATATGGTCATACTGCTCCATCCTGATTTTTGGTTGAGAGAGGATTCCCCAACGAAGGAAGAAATGGAAGTCTATTTTGATTATAGTTTTAAGAGCGATGATTTTGAATATAATCTGGAGCAAGCTACGATTGTTTCATATGAGCCGAATAAAGCGAAAGTATATTATGTCTATACGATAAAAAATAACGAAGAAAGTACAGAAAACTATTACCGTGGGTATGCACTCCGGGATTTAAGCAAGTCAACTGATGGCAAATGGTACTACAATCTAAATGGCTATATATTGCTTCATTCGGCTCTTGTAGAATGA
- a CDS encoding Gfo/Idh/MocA family oxidoreductase translates to MSKKLKWGIVGCAGIAKRAVIPGLHLSELNEVSAIASRDGEKAKQTAEQLQIPTAYDSYEALLADSSIDVIYIPLPNHLHKEWAIKAAAAGKHILCEKPLALTAREAAEMAEAADQAGVLLSEAFMYRYHPRYETIKDLIANGAIGEVRGIRSAFTFNNAGDTANVRYRKAWGGGSLYDVGCYPINAARLLLGKEPEAVTVNAQFSPEHDDVDMMASGLVEFEGNVSLTFDCGMWSAFRNPLEILGSDGMIEVPSAFITPTPESGTIFVTSGGERKEVEVPYVNAYTAQADHMARAITEGKALTFGAADGIRNMKVIDACLLSARERQRVIL, encoded by the coding sequence ATGAGCAAAAAGTTGAAATGGGGCATTGTAGGCTGTGCTGGAATTGCGAAACGCGCTGTTATCCCGGGGCTGCATTTATCCGAATTAAATGAAGTGTCAGCCATCGCCAGCCGCGACGGAGAGAAGGCAAAGCAAACTGCCGAACAACTCCAAATACCAACTGCATACGACAGCTACGAAGCCCTTTTGGCGGACAGCTCCATCGACGTCATTTATATACCGCTTCCTAACCATTTGCATAAGGAATGGGCGATCAAGGCTGCTGCTGCGGGCAAGCATATTTTATGCGAAAAACCGCTTGCCCTTACGGCTCGCGAAGCAGCAGAAATGGCTGAAGCCGCTGATCAAGCTGGCGTCCTACTCTCCGAGGCCTTTATGTATCGCTACCATCCCCGTTACGAAACGATTAAAGACTTGATTGCAAACGGTGCCATCGGTGAAGTACGCGGCATTCGCAGTGCTTTTACGTTCAATAATGCAGGCGATACAGCAAACGTCCGCTATCGCAAAGCTTGGGGCGGCGGCTCCCTCTATGACGTAGGCTGCTACCCGATTAATGCAGCCCGCCTATTGCTCGGCAAGGAACCCGAAGCGGTAACGGTAAACGCCCAATTTTCACCCGAGCATGACGATGTCGATATGATGGCATCCGGATTAGTCGAATTCGAGGGCAATGTATCGCTCACCTTCGATTGCGGCATGTGGTCCGCTTTCCGCAACCCGCTTGAGATATTAGGCAGCGATGGAATGATTGAGGTTCCTTCTGCTTTTATTACGCCTACGCCAGAAAGCGGCACGATATTCGTCACGTCTGGCGGCGAGCGCAAGGAAGTTGAAGTCCCTTATGTCAATGCCTATACCGCGCAAGCGGACCATATGGCACGAGCCATTACAGAAGGCAAAGCTTTAACCTTCGGTGCTGCGGATGGCATTCGCAATATGAAAGTGATTGATGCCTGCCTGCTGTCTGCGCGCGAGCGTCAAAGAGTTATTTTATAA
- a CDS encoding aldo/keto reductase, protein MEYLKVQGLDKPVSRLMKGSDYFIHERYDKAAANLDAFFAIGGNSIDSAHIYCGGQSEEVIGRYLKERGNREQWVILTKGAHHDQNGPRVSSEAIRSDLNKSIERLQTDYIDMYALHRDDPAVPAGEIIDILNEHVASGAVQTIGVSNWAWQRIKEANDYAAAKGLVGFSFNSPNFSLAKANEPFWAGCVSADEETSVWHEATQMPLFSWSSQARGFFTERFTPEDRSNADLVRVFYSDGNWERLERAKQLAARKGVTAIQIALAYVLNQPFPTCALIGAQSLEELRSCDEGSLVTLTAEERNWLDLTSDRG, encoded by the coding sequence ATGGAATATTTAAAGGTGCAAGGCTTGGACAAACCGGTATCCCGGTTAATGAAAGGCTCCGATTATTTCATACATGAGCGCTACGATAAAGCTGCGGCAAATTTGGATGCGTTTTTCGCCATCGGCGGCAATTCCATCGATTCGGCTCATATTTACTGCGGCGGGCAAAGTGAAGAAGTCATCGGCCGTTATTTGAAGGAAAGAGGAAATCGCGAGCAGTGGGTTATTTTGACCAAAGGCGCGCACCATGATCAGAATGGACCACGCGTAAGCAGCGAAGCCATTCGCAGCGATTTAAACAAGAGCATCGAGCGTTTGCAAACCGACTACATTGATATGTATGCGCTGCACCGTGATGATCCAGCCGTTCCCGCTGGTGAGATCATTGACATTTTGAACGAGCATGTCGCCTCAGGCGCCGTCCAGACAATTGGCGTGTCCAACTGGGCATGGCAGCGTATTAAGGAAGCGAATGATTATGCAGCAGCCAAAGGCTTAGTCGGCTTTTCCTTCAACAGCCCCAACTTCAGCCTGGCAAAAGCAAACGAACCGTTCTGGGCAGGCTGCGTTTCCGCCGATGAGGAGACATCCGTGTGGCATGAAGCAACGCAAATGCCGTTATTTTCATGGTCGTCCCAAGCAAGAGGCTTCTTCACGGAACGCTTCACACCCGAGGATCGGTCGAATGCCGATCTGGTCCGCGTCTTCTACAGCGACGGCAACTGGGAAAGGCTTGAGCGTGCCAAGCAGCTTGCAGCACGCAAAGGCGTCACAGCCATTCAAATCGCACTTGCTTACGTGCTGAATCAGCCGTTTCCAACCTGTGCCTTAATCGGCGCACAATCATTGGAGGAGCTGCGCTCCTGCGATGAGGGCTCGCTCGTTACATTGACAGCGGAAGAGCGGAATTGGCTGGATCTGACTTCGGATCGCGGCTAA